The following proteins are encoded in a genomic region of Burkholderia pyrrocinia:
- the murJ gene encoding murein biosynthesis integral membrane protein MurJ, producing MNLFRALLTVSGFTLLSRVTGLARETLIARAFGASQYTDAFYVAFRIPNLLRRLSAEGAFSQAFVPILAEFKNQQGHDATKALVDAMSTVLAWALAVLSVLGIVGASWVVFAVASGLHTDGQAFPLAVTMTRIMFPYIVFISLTTLASGVLNTYKSFSLPAFAPVLLNVAFIAAAVFVAPHLKVPVFALAWAVIAGGLLQFLVQLPGLKKIDMVPLIGLNPLRALRHRGVKRVLAKMVPATFAVSVAQLSLIINTNIASRLGQGAVSWINYADRLMEFPTALLGVALGTILLPSLSKAHVDADSHEYSALLDWGLRVTFLLAAPSALALFFFATPLTATLFNYGKFDAHTVTMVARALATYGIGLVGIILIKILAPGFYAKQDIKTPVKIAIGVLVVTQLSNYVFVPLLGTAGLTLSIGVGACLNSLLLFIGLRQRGIYQPSSGWPRFFVQLVGASLVLAGTMHWFAISFDWTGLRAQPLARIALMAACLVLFAALYFGMLWVMGFKYAYFRRRAK from the coding sequence ATGAATCTATTCCGAGCCCTGCTGACGGTCAGCGGCTTCACGCTGCTGTCGCGCGTGACCGGACTGGCCCGCGAGACGCTGATCGCCCGTGCGTTCGGTGCCAGTCAATATACCGACGCATTCTACGTCGCCTTCCGTATCCCGAACCTGCTGCGCCGCCTGTCCGCGGAAGGCGCGTTCTCGCAGGCGTTCGTGCCGATCCTCGCCGAGTTCAAGAACCAGCAGGGGCACGATGCGACGAAGGCGCTCGTCGACGCGATGTCGACCGTGCTTGCGTGGGCGCTCGCCGTGCTGTCGGTCCTCGGGATCGTCGGCGCATCGTGGGTCGTGTTCGCGGTCGCGTCCGGCCTGCACACCGACGGGCAGGCGTTCCCGCTCGCGGTCACGATGACGCGGATCATGTTCCCGTACATCGTGTTCATTTCGCTGACGACGCTCGCGTCCGGCGTGCTGAACACGTACAAGAGCTTCTCGCTGCCCGCGTTCGCGCCGGTGCTGCTCAACGTCGCGTTCATCGCCGCCGCCGTGTTCGTCGCGCCGCACCTGAAGGTGCCGGTGTTCGCGCTCGCATGGGCCGTCATCGCGGGCGGCTTGCTGCAGTTCCTCGTGCAGTTGCCGGGCCTGAAGAAGATCGACATGGTGCCGCTGATCGGCCTCAACCCGCTGCGCGCGCTGCGGCACCGCGGCGTGAAGCGCGTGCTCGCGAAGATGGTGCCGGCGACGTTCGCGGTGTCGGTCGCGCAACTGTCGCTGATCATCAACACCAACATCGCGTCGCGGCTCGGGCAGGGCGCCGTGTCGTGGATCAACTACGCCGACCGCCTGATGGAATTCCCGACCGCGCTGCTCGGCGTCGCGCTCGGCACGATCCTGCTGCCGAGCCTGTCGAAGGCGCACGTCGACGCCGATTCGCACGAGTATTCGGCGCTGCTCGACTGGGGGCTGCGCGTCACGTTCCTGCTCGCGGCGCCGAGCGCGCTCGCGCTGTTCTTCTTCGCGACGCCGCTCACCGCAACCCTCTTCAACTACGGCAAGTTCGACGCGCATACCGTCACGATGGTCGCGCGCGCGCTCGCGACCTACGGGATCGGCCTCGTCGGCATCATCCTGATCAAGATCCTCGCGCCGGGCTTCTATGCGAAGCAGGACATCAAGACGCCCGTGAAGATCGCGATCGGCGTGCTCGTCGTCACGCAATTGTCGAACTACGTGTTCGTACCGCTGCTCGGCACCGCGGGTCTCACGTTGAGCATCGGCGTCGGCGCGTGCCTGAACTCGTTGCTGCTGTTCATCGGCTTGCGGCAGCGCGGCATCTACCAACCGTCGTCGGGCTGGCCGCGCTTCTTCGTGCAACTCGTGGGCGCGTCGCTGGTGCTTGCCGGCACGATGCACTGGTTCGCGATCAGCTTCGACTGGACCGGGCTGCGCGCGCAGCCGCTCGCGCGTATCGCGCTGATGGCCGCGTGCCTCGTGCTGTTCGCTGCACTATATTTCGGTATGTTGTGGGTGATGGGCTTCAAATACGCTTACTTCAGAAGGCGCGCCAAGTGA
- the rpsT gene encoding 30S ribosomal protein S20 codes for MANSAQARKRARQAAKANSHNSALRSKFRTAIKAVRKAVDAGDQAKAADLFKAAVKTIDTIADKKIVHKNKAARSKSRLAAAVKGLQAAA; via the coding sequence ATGGCTAACTCCGCACAAGCACGCAAGCGCGCCCGCCAAGCCGCGAAGGCAAATTCGCACAACTCGGCGCTGCGCTCGAAATTCCGTACCGCGATCAAGGCTGTTCGCAAGGCTGTCGACGCCGGCGACCAAGCCAAGGCTGCCGATCTGTTCAAGGCTGCCGTGAAGACGATCGACACGATCGCCGACAAGAAGATCGTTCACAAGAACAAGGCCGCTCGCAGCAAGAGCCGCCTGGCCGCAGCCGTCAAGGGCCTGCAGGCAGCAGCGTAA
- a CDS encoding DUF3579 domain-containing protein, whose product MAETPPTEFFIQGITKDGKKFRPSDWSERLAGVMACFGPGASGPNARLKYSLYVRPTMLGDLKCVILDSRLRDIEPMAFDFVLNFAKDNHLVVTEACELPDYNAKK is encoded by the coding sequence ATGGCTGAAACCCCTCCGACCGAATTTTTCATCCAGGGCATCACGAAAGACGGGAAAAAGTTTCGTCCGAGCGACTGGTCGGAACGTCTGGCCGGTGTGATGGCCTGCTTCGGGCCGGGGGCGAGCGGCCCGAATGCGCGTCTCAAGTATTCGCTGTACGTGCGCCCGACCATGCTCGGCGACCTGAAATGCGTGATCCTCGATTCGCGGCTGCGCGACATCGAGCCGATGGCTTTCGATTTCGTGCTGAATTTCGCGAAGGACAACCACCTCGTCGTTACCGAGGCGTGCGAGCTGCCGGACTACAACGCGAAGAAGTGA
- the argF gene encoding ornithine carbamoyltransferase, whose translation MTAKTIRHYLQFKDFSLEDYEYVLERTGILKRKFKNYETYHPLHDRTLAMIFEKSSTRTRLSFEAGIFQLGGHAVFMSTRDTQLGRGEPVEDSAQVISRMVDIIMIRTFEQEVIQRFAENSRVPVINGLTNDYHPCQVLADIFTYYEHRGPIAGKTVAWVGDANNMLYTWIEAAQILGFKLRLSTPPGYALDMKLVSPGSAPFYEVCDDPNEACKGADLVTTDVWTSMGFEAENEARMQAFADWCVDEEMMGHANPDALFMHCLPAHRGEEVTAGVIDGPQSVVWDEAENRLHVQKALMEFLLLGRLKH comes from the coding sequence ATGACCGCCAAAACCATTCGTCACTACCTGCAGTTCAAGGATTTCTCGCTGGAAGACTACGAGTACGTGCTCGAACGCACGGGTATCCTGAAGCGCAAGTTCAAGAACTACGAGACCTATCACCCGCTGCACGACCGCACGCTCGCGATGATCTTCGAGAAGAGCTCGACGCGCACGCGCCTGTCGTTCGAGGCTGGGATCTTCCAGCTCGGCGGCCACGCCGTCTTCATGAGCACGCGCGACACGCAGCTCGGCCGCGGCGAACCCGTCGAGGATTCCGCGCAGGTCATCTCGCGGATGGTCGACATCATCATGATCCGCACGTTCGAGCAGGAGGTCATCCAGCGCTTCGCGGAAAATTCCCGCGTGCCGGTGATCAACGGCCTGACGAACGACTACCACCCGTGCCAGGTGCTCGCCGACATCTTCACGTACTACGAGCACCGCGGCCCGATCGCCGGCAAGACCGTCGCGTGGGTCGGCGACGCGAACAACATGCTCTACACGTGGATCGAAGCCGCGCAGATCCTCGGCTTCAAGCTGCGTCTGTCGACGCCGCCCGGCTACGCGCTCGACATGAAGCTCGTGTCGCCCGGCAGCGCGCCGTTCTACGAGGTGTGCGACGATCCGAACGAAGCGTGCAAGGGCGCCGATCTCGTGACGACCGACGTGTGGACGAGCATGGGCTTCGAGGCCGAGAACGAGGCACGCATGCAGGCCTTCGCCGACTGGTGCGTCGACGAGGAAATGATGGGCCACGCGAACCCGGACGCGCTCTTCATGCACTGCCTGCCCGCGCACCGCGGCGAGGAAGTGACGGCCGGCGTGATCGACGGCCCGCAGAGCGTCGTGTGGGACGAGGCGGAAAACCGCTTGCACGTGCAGAAGGCGCTGATGGAGTTCCTGCTGCTCGGCCGCCTCAAGCACTGA
- the murB gene encoding UDP-N-acetylmuramate dehydrogenase, protein MPMPPDDSALSLLPDHPLAAHNTFGIDARARVAARITHASQFEALHRDPRVARLPQLVLGGGSNVVFTRDFDGVVLLDEIAGRRVVREDDDAWYVEAGGGENWHAFVAWTLEHGMPGLENLALIPGTVGAAPIQNIGAYGLEMKAYFDSLVAVELATGRSERFDAARCGFGYRDSFFKREGRGRFAIVSVTFRLPRQWKSRLGYADVTRQLDACGIAPDAATPRDVFDAVVAIRRAKLPDPLVLGNAGSFFKNPVIDAAQFDALRARAPDVVSYLQPDGHVKLAAGWLIDRCGWKGRVLGAAAVHDRQALVLVNRGGATGADVLALARAIQADVREHFGVELEPEPVCL, encoded by the coding sequence ATGCCGATGCCTCCTGACGATTCCGCCCTGTCGCTGCTTCCCGACCATCCGCTCGCCGCGCACAACACGTTCGGCATCGACGCGAGGGCGCGCGTTGCCGCGCGCATCACGCACGCGTCGCAGTTCGAGGCGCTGCATCGCGACCCGCGCGTCGCGCGCCTGCCGCAGCTCGTGCTTGGCGGCGGCAGCAATGTCGTGTTCACGCGCGATTTCGACGGCGTCGTGCTGCTCGACGAGATCGCGGGCCGCCGCGTCGTGCGCGAGGACGACGACGCGTGGTACGTCGAGGCAGGCGGCGGCGAGAACTGGCACGCATTCGTTGCGTGGACGCTCGAGCACGGGATGCCGGGCCTCGAGAATCTCGCGCTGATCCCGGGCACCGTGGGTGCCGCGCCGATCCAGAACATCGGCGCGTACGGCCTCGAGATGAAGGCGTATTTCGACTCGCTGGTCGCGGTCGAGCTTGCGACGGGGCGCAGCGAGCGCTTCGACGCCGCACGCTGCGGGTTCGGCTACCGGGACAGCTTCTTCAAGCGGGAAGGGCGCGGCCGGTTCGCGATCGTGTCGGTGACGTTCCGGCTGCCCAGGCAATGGAAGTCGCGGCTCGGCTACGCGGACGTCACGCGCCAGCTCGACGCGTGCGGTATTGCGCCCGATGCGGCGACGCCGCGCGACGTGTTCGACGCGGTCGTCGCGATCCGCCGCGCGAAGCTGCCCGATCCGCTCGTCCTCGGCAACGCGGGCAGTTTCTTCAAGAATCCGGTGATCGACGCGGCGCAGTTCGATGCGCTGCGGGCCCGTGCGCCGGATGTCGTGTCGTATCTGCAGCCGGACGGGCACGTGAAGCTCGCGGCCGGTTGGCTGATCGACCGCTGCGGCTGGAAGGGGCGCGTGCTGGGTGCGGCGGCCGTGCACGACCGCCAGGCGCTCGTGCTCGTCAATCGCGGCGGCGCGACGGGGGCCGACGTGCTTGCGCTGGCGCGGGCGATCCAGGCCGACGTGCGCGAGCATTTCGGCGTCGAACTCGAGCCCGAACCGGTCTGCCTGTAA
- a CDS encoding YajQ family cyclic di-GMP-binding protein, with protein MPSFDVVSEANMIEVKNAIEQSNKEISTRFDFKGSDARVEQKERELTLFADDDFKLGQVKDVLIGKLAKRNVDVRFLDYGKVEKIGGDKVKQIVTVKKGVTGDLAKKIVRLVKDSKIKVQASIQGDAVRISGTKRDDLQSTIAMLRKDVTDTPLDFNNFRD; from the coding sequence ATGCCATCGTTCGACGTCGTTTCCGAAGCGAACATGATCGAAGTGAAGAACGCCATCGAGCAGTCGAACAAGGAAATTTCGACGCGCTTCGACTTCAAGGGCTCCGACGCGCGCGTCGAGCAGAAGGAACGCGAGCTGACGCTGTTCGCCGACGACGATTTCAAGCTCGGCCAGGTCAAGGACGTGCTGATCGGCAAGCTGGCCAAGCGTAACGTCGACGTGCGCTTCCTCGACTACGGCAAGGTCGAGAAGATCGGCGGCGACAAGGTCAAGCAGATCGTCACCGTGAAAAAAGGCGTGACGGGCGATCTCGCGAAGAAGATCGTGCGGCTCGTGAAGGACAGCAAGATCAAGGTGCAGGCGAGCATCCAGGGCGACGCCGTGCGCATATCGGGCACGAAGCGCGACGACCTGCAAAGCACGATCGCGATGCTGCGCAAGGATGTGACCGACACGCCGCTCGACTTCAACAACTTCCGCGACTGA
- the plsY gene encoding glycerol-3-phosphate 1-O-acyltransferase PlsY: MQILLAALVAYLIGSVSFAVVVSATMGLADPRSYGSKNPGATNVLRSGNKKAAILTLVGDAFKGWIAVWLARRLGLPDVAVAWVAIAVFLGHLYPVFFRFQGGKGVATAAGVLLAVHPVLGLATALTWLIVAFFFRYSSLAALVAAVFAPVFDVFLFGTGHNPVAWAVLAMSVLLVWRHRGNISKLLAGQESRIGDKKKAAANGGAQDGGKA; this comes from the coding sequence ATGCAGATCCTGCTCGCCGCCCTCGTTGCCTACCTGATCGGCTCGGTGTCGTTCGCCGTCGTCGTCAGCGCCACGATGGGCCTGGCCGACCCGCGTTCGTACGGGTCGAAGAATCCCGGCGCGACCAACGTGCTGCGCAGCGGCAACAAGAAGGCCGCGATCCTGACGCTCGTCGGCGACGCGTTCAAGGGCTGGATCGCCGTCTGGCTCGCGCGGCGCCTCGGCCTGCCCGACGTCGCGGTCGCATGGGTCGCGATCGCCGTGTTCCTCGGCCACCTGTATCCGGTGTTCTTCCGCTTCCAGGGCGGCAAGGGCGTCGCGACCGCGGCTGGCGTGCTGCTCGCCGTGCACCCGGTGCTCGGGCTCGCGACCGCGCTGACCTGGCTGATCGTCGCGTTCTTCTTCCGTTATTCGTCGCTCGCGGCGCTGGTGGCGGCCGTGTTCGCGCCGGTGTTCGACGTGTTCCTGTTCGGCACGGGCCACAACCCGGTCGCGTGGGCCGTGCTTGCGATGAGCGTACTGCTCGTGTGGCGTCACCGCGGCAACATTTCGAAGCTGCTCGCAGGGCAGGAGAGCCGGATCGGCGACAAGAAGAAGGCGGCCGCGAACGGCGGCGCGCAGGATGGCGGGAAAGCCTGA
- the ybaK gene encoding Cys-tRNA(Pro) deacylase → MSKSRHVSETPATQLLRRHGVAFGEHPYEYVEHGGTGESARQLGVDEHCVVKTLVMEDEHAKPLIVLMHGNRTVSTKNLARQIGAKRVEPCKPEVANRHSGYLVGGTSPFGTRKTMPVYVEATILELPTIYLNGGRRGYLVSLEPAVLTSLLGAQPVQCASVD, encoded by the coding sequence ATGAGCAAATCCAGACACGTGTCCGAAACTCCCGCGACCCAGCTGTTGCGCCGTCACGGGGTCGCGTTCGGCGAGCATCCTTACGAATACGTCGAGCACGGCGGCACCGGCGAATCGGCGCGCCAGCTCGGCGTCGATGAGCACTGTGTCGTGAAGACGCTCGTGATGGAGGATGAGCACGCGAAGCCGCTGATCGTGCTGATGCACGGCAACCGCACCGTGTCGACGAAGAACCTCGCGCGGCAGATCGGCGCGAAGCGCGTCGAGCCGTGCAAGCCCGAGGTCGCGAACCGCCATTCGGGCTATCTCGTCGGCGGCACGTCGCCGTTCGGCACGCGCAAGACGATGCCCGTCTACGTCGAGGCGACGATCCTCGAATTGCCGACGATCTACCTGAACGGCGGGCGTCGCGGCTACCTCGTCAGCCTCGAGCCGGCGGTGCTCACGTCGCTGCTCGGCGCGCAGCCTGTGCAGTGCGCGAGCGTCGACTGA
- a CDS encoding class I adenylate-forming enzyme family protein, whose product MPSPTRSSEPLDVDALLAALPRRIADVPARWAAHAPAHPALIEDARRLSYGDLSQAVDAAAALLASLGVQGGDRVMIVAENCVAQIVLLFAVARIDAWALVSNARLSAGELDAITAHARPKLIAFATDPSPDARAHAARHGATPAAALPVDIGAWSYHVDASAPREPVAADGAAQCAALIYTTGTTGAPKGVMLSHRNLLFIAATSSTLRRVSPDDVVYTVLPVSHVYGLASVCLGSLYAGATLRLAPRFAPEAVRVALADEGVTIFQGVPAMHAKLLEHLHTHGHAWHAPRLRFAYSGGSPLDANLKARVERLYGVPLHNGYGMTESSPTITQTPLDAPRADSSVGVPIPGVDMRIVAPDGTDVPQGEVGEIRVRGPNVMLGYYRNADATRAAVSPDGWLSTGDLARQEADGAVTIAGRSKELIIRSGFNVYPVEVEQVLNAHPDVVQAAVIGRAVEGNEEVLAFVERVPGTAADEAALHAWCAERLAPYKRPAHIRVLDALPAASTGKVLKHKLRELI is encoded by the coding sequence ATGCCCTCGCCCACCCGTTCATCCGAGCCGCTCGACGTCGATGCGCTGCTCGCCGCGCTGCCTCGCCGCATCGCCGACGTGCCCGCGCGCTGGGCCGCGCATGCGCCCGCGCACCCGGCGCTGATCGAGGACGCGCGCCGCCTGTCGTACGGCGACCTGTCGCAGGCCGTCGATGCGGCGGCCGCGCTGCTCGCGAGCCTCGGCGTGCAAGGCGGCGACCGCGTGATGATCGTCGCCGAAAACTGCGTCGCGCAGATCGTGTTGCTGTTCGCGGTCGCCCGCATCGACGCGTGGGCGCTCGTGTCGAACGCGCGGCTGTCGGCCGGCGAACTCGATGCGATCACCGCGCACGCGCGTCCGAAGCTGATCGCGTTCGCGACGGACCCATCGCCCGATGCGCGCGCGCATGCCGCGCGGCACGGCGCGACGCCCGCCGCCGCGCTGCCGGTCGACATCGGCGCGTGGTCGTATCACGTCGACGCGAGCGCGCCGCGCGAACCGGTGGCCGCCGACGGCGCCGCGCAATGTGCGGCGCTGATCTACACGACCGGCACGACAGGCGCACCGAAAGGCGTGATGCTGTCGCACCGCAACCTGCTGTTCATCGCGGCGACGTCGAGCACGCTGCGCCGCGTGTCGCCCGACGACGTCGTCTACACGGTGCTGCCGGTGTCGCATGTGTACGGGCTCGCGTCGGTCTGCCTCGGCAGCCTGTACGCGGGCGCGACGCTGCGGCTCGCCCCGCGCTTTGCGCCGGAAGCCGTGCGCGTCGCGCTCGCCGACGAAGGCGTCACGATCTTCCAGGGCGTACCCGCGATGCACGCGAAGCTGCTCGAACACCTGCACACGCACGGCCACGCATGGCATGCGCCGCGGCTGCGCTTCGCGTATTCGGGCGGCTCGCCGCTCGACGCGAACCTGAAGGCGCGCGTCGAGCGCCTGTACGGCGTGCCGCTGCACAACGGCTACGGAATGACCGAAAGCAGCCCGACGATCACGCAGACGCCGCTCGACGCGCCGCGCGCCGACAGTTCGGTCGGCGTGCCGATTCCGGGCGTGGACATGCGCATCGTCGCGCCGGACGGCACCGACGTGCCGCAAGGCGAAGTCGGCGAGATCCGCGTGCGCGGGCCGAACGTGATGCTCGGCTACTACCGCAACGCGGACGCGACGCGCGCGGCCGTCTCGCCGGACGGCTGGCTGAGCACTGGCGATCTCGCACGGCAGGAGGCGGACGGCGCGGTGACGATCGCGGGCCGCAGCAAGGAGTTGATCATCCGGTCAGGCTTCAACGTGTATCCGGTCGAAGTCGAACAGGTGCTGAACGCGCATCCGGACGTCGTACAGGCTGCCGTCATCGGCCGCGCGGTCGAAGGCAACGAGGAAGTGCTCGCGTTCGTCGAGCGGGTGCCGGGCACCGCGGCGGACGAAGCGGCGTTGCACGCATGGTGCGCGGAGCGGCTCGCGCCTTACAAACGCCCTGCGCATATCCGCGTGCTCGACGCGCTGCCGGCCGCGTCGACGGGCAAGGTGCTGAAGCACAAGCTGCGCGAGCTGATCTGA
- the xerD gene encoding site-specific tyrosine recombinase XerD — translation MSEPLISPEADGDAAAASPALLASRASIDVFCDALWLEHGLARNTLDAYRRDLVLFSQWLAATHDAPLDSADEAMVTGYIAARSDGKATSSNRRLSVFRRYYGWAVREHRASADPTLRITSAKQAARFPSTLSEAQVEALLGAPDIGTPLGLRDRTMLELMYASGLRVSELVTLKTVEVGLNEGVVRVMGKGSKERLVPFGEMAHDWIERYLRDARPALLGARAADALFVTARGDGMTRQQFWNIIKRHAQQADVRAHLSPHTLRHAFATHLLNHGADLRVVQMLLGHSDISTTQIYTHVARERLKTLHAQHHPRG, via the coding sequence ATGAGCGAACCGCTGATTTCCCCCGAAGCCGACGGCGATGCAGCCGCGGCATCGCCCGCGCTGCTCGCGAGCCGTGCGTCGATCGACGTGTTCTGCGATGCGCTGTGGCTCGAGCACGGGCTCGCGCGCAACACGCTCGACGCGTACCGGCGCGATCTGGTGCTGTTTTCCCAATGGCTGGCCGCGACGCACGACGCGCCGCTCGATTCGGCCGACGAGGCGATGGTGACGGGCTACATTGCCGCGCGCAGCGACGGCAAGGCGACGTCGTCGAACCGGCGGCTGTCCGTGTTCCGTCGCTATTACGGCTGGGCCGTGCGCGAGCATCGCGCGAGCGCCGACCCGACGCTGCGGATCACGTCCGCGAAACAGGCGGCCAGGTTTCCGTCGACGCTGTCCGAGGCGCAGGTCGAGGCGCTGCTCGGCGCGCCCGACATCGGCACGCCGCTCGGCCTGCGCGATCGCACGATGCTCGAGCTGATGTACGCGAGCGGGCTGCGCGTGAGCGAGCTCGTGACGCTGAAGACCGTCGAGGTCGGCCTCAACGAGGGTGTCGTGCGCGTGATGGGCAAGGGCTCGAAGGAGCGGCTCGTGCCGTTCGGCGAAATGGCGCACGACTGGATCGAGCGCTACCTGCGCGACGCGCGGCCGGCGCTGCTCGGCGCGCGCGCGGCCGACGCGCTGTTCGTGACCGCGCGCGGCGACGGGATGACGCGCCAGCAGTTCTGGAACATCATCAAGCGCCACGCGCAGCAGGCCGATGTGCGCGCGCACCTGTCGCCGCACACGCTGCGGCATGCGTTCGCGACGCACCTGCTGAACCACGGCGCCGACCTGCGCGTCGTGCAGATGCTGCTCGGCCACAGCGACATCTCGACCACGCAGATCTATACGCACGTCGCGCGCGAGCGGCTGAAGACGCTGCACGCGCAACACCACCCGCGCGGCTAG
- a CDS encoding methylated-DNA--[protein]-cysteine S-methyltransferase: MFNAVIDAPFGKVGIRTDAAVVREIVYLPESVKSVEPDSPLAKRAVKQIERYFERASARFDLPLAEVGSAFQHRVWNVISDIPPGTVLTYGQVAKRIGSAPRAVGQACGANYFPLVIPCHRVVAAGGLGGFANHDDNGYYQKVKRWLLAHEGVPYR, encoded by the coding sequence ATGTTCAATGCAGTCATCGACGCGCCGTTCGGCAAGGTCGGCATCCGCACGGACGCCGCGGTGGTGCGCGAGATCGTCTATCTGCCCGAATCGGTGAAGTCGGTCGAGCCGGACTCGCCGCTCGCGAAGCGCGCGGTCAAGCAGATCGAACGTTATTTCGAGCGTGCGTCGGCGCGCTTCGACCTGCCGCTCGCCGAAGTCGGCAGCGCATTCCAGCACCGCGTGTGGAACGTGATCAGCGATATCCCGCCCGGCACGGTGCTGACCTACGGCCAGGTCGCGAAGCGGATCGGCAGCGCGCCGCGCGCGGTCGGCCAGGCGTGCGGCGCGAACTACTTCCCGCTCGTGATTCCGTGCCATCGCGTGGTCGCGGCCGGCGGCCTCGGCGGCTTCGCGAACCACGACGACAATGGTTATTACCAGAAGGTGAAGCGCTGGCTGCTGGCGCACGAGGGCGTGCCGTACCGATGA
- the queG gene encoding tRNA epoxyqueuosine(34) reductase QueG, with protein MNRLPELSASDKPSTRAEGAAPCALDDAALTALAARIRAWGRELGFGAIGISGTDLSDAEAGLAAWLEAGCHGEMDYMAKHGMKRARPAELVAGTRRVISVRLAYLPAETLDAGAPGGEPGALAPHDWRARERARLDDPQAAVVSIYARGRDYHKVLRNRLQTLAERIEGEIGAFGYRVFTDSAPVLEVELAQKAGVGWRGKHTLLLQRDAGSLFFLGEIYVDIPLPTDAHTSPDTAPETPGAHCGSCTRCIDACPTGAIVEPYRVDARRCISYLTIELKGSIPEPLRPMIGNRVYGCDDCQLVCPWNKFAQAAPVADFDVRHGLDRATLVELFAWDADAFDTRMQGSAIRRIGYESWLRNLAVGLGNALRTGADRLAPQARDAIVAALRARADDRSPVVREHVEWALRAA; from the coding sequence ATGAACCGATTACCGGAACTCTCTGCATCCGACAAGCCTTCGACTCGTGCCGAAGGCGCGGCGCCGTGCGCGCTCGATGATGCGGCGTTGACTGCGCTCGCCGCTCGCATCAGGGCGTGGGGGCGCGAATTGGGTTTCGGGGCGATCGGCATCAGCGGTACCGATCTCTCGGATGCCGAAGCAGGCCTCGCCGCCTGGCTGGAAGCCGGATGCCACGGCGAAATGGATTATATGGCGAAACACGGGATGAAACGCGCGCGGCCGGCCGAACTTGTGGCCGGTACGCGACGCGTGATCTCCGTGCGGCTCGCCTACCTGCCGGCCGAAACGCTCGACGCCGGCGCGCCCGGCGGCGAGCCGGGCGCGCTCGCGCCGCACGACTGGCGCGCGCGCGAACGGGCGCGGCTCGATGATCCGCAGGCGGCCGTCGTGTCGATCTATGCGCGTGGCCGCGACTATCACAAGGTGCTGCGCAACCGGCTGCAGACCCTCGCGGAGCGTATCGAAGGCGAGATCGGCGCGTTCGGCTATCGCGTGTTCACCGATTCGGCACCCGTGCTCGAGGTCGAACTCGCGCAGAAGGCCGGCGTCGGCTGGCGTGGCAAGCACACGCTGCTGCTGCAGCGCGATGCCGGCTCGCTGTTCTTCCTCGGCGAGATCTACGTCGACATTCCGCTGCCGACCGACGCGCACACGTCGCCCGACACCGCGCCCGAGACGCCCGGCGCGCACTGCGGCAGTTGCACGCGCTGCATCGACGCCTGCCCGACCGGTGCGATCGTCGAGCCGTACCGCGTCGACGCGCGCCGCTGCATCTCGTACCTGACGATCGAACTGAAAGGCAGCATCCCCGAACCACTGCGGCCGATGATCGGCAATCGCGTGTACGGCTGCGACGACTGCCAGCTCGTGTGCCCGTGGAACAAGTTCGCGCAGGCCGCACCCGTTGCCGATTTCGACGTGCGGCACGGCCTCGATCGCGCGACGCTCGTCGAGCTGTTCGCGTGGGACGCCGACGCGTTCGATACGCGGATGCAGGGCAGCGCGATCCGGCGCATCGGCTACGAAAGCTGGCTGCGCAATCTCGCGGTCGGGCTCGGCAATGCGCTGCGCACGGGCGCCGACCGGCTCGCGCCGCAGGCGCGCGACGCGATCGTCGCCGCGTTGCGCGCGCGGGCCGACGATCGGTCGCCGGTCGTGCGCGAGCATGTCGAATGGGCGCTGCGTGCCGCGTGA